From the Chloroflexota bacterium genome, one window contains:
- a CDS encoding short-chain dehydrogenase has protein sequence MDIQGKHVLILGGYGLVGRAVAREMLPHRPARLVIASLRKFEAEEAVAQLKAEFPDSPTQILPAWGDVFLRVEWQREDTLPRRAVLANPETRRQLVDDILGSLNDDILEASLLYQLITGTWGDLGGLPAHIVVDCMNTATVVAYQDVYTTARHLEGQMEKPQGEVDWRDEVERLLASLYIPQLVRHVQILHAAMKHAGTQAYIKVGTSGTGGMGLNIPYTHGEEKPSRVLMSKAAVAGAQTLLTFLMARTPDGPTVVKEIKPTAMIGWKRIGYGPIGRHGKPYARYDCPPDQAVDATDPANLVRQGDFGQKQEGVLEAVYINTGENGLFAAGEYAMITALGQMEMVTAEEIAQNVVWEILGGNTGKDVIAALDASTMGPTYRAAYLREAALNRLHQLEAEHGESVAFEILGPPRLSKLLFEAFLLKRAYGSLDKALEPSPEEAAAALEALVGADADLRQKIISIGIPILLADGKRLLRGPVIKADTAEQGWVDLTPANLTRWQKRLRRLLEEIRQQSSGDTSSHDDRIYPTAREWRPDDLTIRVGELVAWVLNTEERGFRFKR, from the coding sequence GTGGATATCCAAGGCAAGCATGTGCTTATCCTCGGCGGCTACGGCTTGGTGGGCCGCGCCGTGGCGCGGGAAATGCTTCCCCACCGCCCTGCCCGCCTCGTGATTGCTTCCCTGCGCAAGTTTGAAGCCGAAGAAGCCGTGGCCCAACTGAAGGCCGAATTCCCCGACAGCCCCACGCAGATTTTACCGGCGTGGGGCGATGTTTTCCTGCGGGTCGAATGGCAGCGGGAAGACACCCTGCCCCGCCGCGCTGTGCTCGCCAACCCCGAAACCCGCCGTCAACTGGTGGACGACATCCTCGGCAGCCTCAACGACGACATCCTGGAAGCCTCCCTGCTCTACCAGCTCATCACCGGCACCTGGGGCGACCTCGGCGGCCTGCCCGCCCACATCGTGGTGGATTGCATGAACACCGCCACCGTGGTGGCCTATCAGGATGTCTACACCACCGCCCGCCATCTGGAAGGGCAAATGGAAAAGCCCCAGGGCGAAGTGGACTGGCGCGACGAGGTGGAACGCCTGCTGGCTTCCCTCTACATCCCCCAACTGGTGCGGCATGTGCAGATTCTGCACGCCGCGATGAAGCACGCCGGCACCCAGGCCTATATCAAAGTCGGCACCAGCGGCACCGGCGGCATGGGGCTGAACATCCCCTACACCCACGGCGAGGAAAAGCCTTCCCGGGTGCTGATGTCCAAGGCAGCGGTCGCGGGCGCGCAGACGCTGCTCACCTTCCTGATGGCGCGCACGCCCGACGGCCCGACGGTGGTCAAGGAAATCAAGCCCACCGCGATGATCGGCTGGAAGCGCATCGGCTACGGCCCCATCGGGCGCCACGGGAAGCCCTACGCCCGCTACGACTGCCCGCCCGACCAGGCCGTGGACGCCACCGACCCCGCCAACCTGGTGCGCCAGGGCGACTTCGGCCAGAAGCAGGAAGGGGTGCTGGAGGCCGTCTACATCAACACCGGCGAAAACGGCCTCTTCGCGGCGGGCGAATACGCCATGATTACCGCCCTCGGCCAGATGGAAATGGTCACCGCCGAGGAAATTGCCCAAAATGTGGTCTGGGAAATCTTGGGCGGCAACACCGGCAAAGACGTCATTGCCGCGCTGGATGCTTCCACGATGGGACCCACCTACCGCGCCGCCTACCTGCGGGAAGCCGCCCTCAACCGCCTGCACCAACTGGAAGCCGAACACGGCGAATCGGTGGCCTTCGAGATTCTCGGCCCGCCGCGGCTTTCCAAACTGCTCTTCGAGGCCTTCCTGCTGAAGCGGGCTTACGGCAGCCTCGACAAGGCGCTGGAACCCAGCCCCGAAGAAGCCGCCGCCGCGCTGGAAGCCCTCGTCGGCGCCGACGCCGACCTGCGCCAGAAAATCATCTCCATCGGCATTCCCATCTTGCTGGCCGACGGCAAGCGCCTGCTGCGGGGGCCGGTCATCAAGGCTGATACCGCCGAGCAGGGCTGGGTGGATCTCACCCCCGCCAACCTGACGCGCTGGCAAAAGCGCCTCCGCCGCCTGCTGGAAGAAATCCGCCAGCAGAGCAGCGGCGACACCTCTTCGCACGACGACCGCATCTACCCGACGGCGCGCGAGTGGCGCCCCGACGACCTCACGATTCGGGTGGGCGAACTGGTCGCCTGGGTGCTGAACACCGAAGAACGCGGCTTCCGCTTCAAACGCTGA
- a CDS encoding histidine triad nucleotide-binding protein, with translation MSDCIFCKIVAGEIPAKAVYRDEQVTAFHDINPVAPVHVLIVPNEHIPSAAAAEPQHEALLGHMFVVARRVAEELGVAERGFRLVVNNGPEAGQEVPHLHMHLLGGRRMGRIG, from the coding sequence ATGAGTGACTGTATCTTCTGCAAAATCGTGGCTGGGGAAATTCCAGCCAAAGCGGTGTACCGCGACGAGCAGGTGACTGCTTTCCACGACATCAACCCCGTCGCGCCGGTGCACGTCCTGATCGTGCCCAACGAGCACATCCCCTCGGCCGCCGCAGCCGAGCCGCAGCACGAGGCGCTGCTGGGGCACATGTTCGTCGTGGCGCGGCGCGTGGCCGAGGAACTGGGTGTGGCCGAGCGCGGCTTCCGGCTGGTGGTGAACAACGGCCCCGAAGCCGGTCAGGAAGTCCCGCACCTGCACATGCACCTCCTCGGCGGCCGCCGGATGGGACGCATTGGGTAG